A DNA window from Oncorhynchus tshawytscha isolate Ot180627B linkage group LG13, Otsh_v2.0, whole genome shotgun sequence contains the following coding sequences:
- the LOC112265567 gene encoding microtubule-associated protein 6 homolog → MAWPCITRACCINRFWSELDKADIAVPLVFTKYSDVAEVQHLHPQPPSRQTRTGPITIETQPSHSEQEAAAVKAPPATGAASGKHGCSASVMRQDFREWKDIRPEPSCKPKNEYHPSATPFHNVTQYQKDYKPWPVPKKGDHPWIPKPSPTASFDAQERGVGTTTKHATTEHESGVEKSEIEEKVQEKVSKERKKKPVKKEKTVEKKVSAKMEGQPPADVTVEGKGRPAADALNRQIKQVVSTGTGSSYRNEFKAYKDVKPVKSTKPQSQYKPPADDKDKSSLETSYSATYKGEQAKVQPTDNKLLERRRIRSLYNEPGGKETTKVDKTKTKPKKTTTTSKMVKKVKEKTIAGALSTKKKTSTSTKPDESKPEGGVISKKSKEISNRLAEAKK, encoded by the exons ATGGCCTGGCCGTGCATCACACGGGCTTGCTGCATTAACCGCTTCTGGAGTGAGTTAGACAAAGCGGACATCGCTGTGCCTTTGGTTTTCACGAAATATTCGGATGTGGCTGAGGTGCAGCATCTCCACCCTCAGCCTCCATCTAGACAGACGAGGACCGGCCCCATCACCATAGAAACCCAGCCTTCTCACAGTGAACAGGAGGCGGCGGCAGTAAAGGCACCGCCCGCGACTGGTGCCGCATCAGGAAAACATGGCTGTAGTGCGTCTGTGATGCGCCAGGACTTCAGGGAATGGAAAGATATACGCCCGGAGCCCAGCTGCAAACCCAAGAATGAATATCACCCCTCCGCGACACCTTTCCACAACGTAACACAGTATCAGAAGGATTATAAGCCATGGCCTGTCCCGAAAAAGGGAGACCACCCCTGGATCCCCAAACCCAGCCCAACTGCCTCCTTCGATGCCCAAGAACGGGGCGTGGGGACCACAACGAAGCATGCAACTACAGAGCACGAGAGCGGTGTGGAGAAGAGTGAAATTGAAGAAAAGGTGCAAGAGAAAGTATCCAAAGAGAGGAAAAAGAAACCAGTGAAGAAAGAGAAAACTGTAGAAAAGAAAGTGAGTGCCAAAATGGAGGGACAGCCACCGGCAGATGTCACTGTGGAGGGGAAAGGAAGACCAGCAGCAGACGCGCTGAACAGACAGATAAAACAGGTCGTTTCAACTGGCACTGGCAGCTCCTATAG AAATGAGTTCAAGGCATACAAAGATGTGAAGCCAGTGAAGTCAACCAAGCCCCAGTCTCAGTACAAACCTCCTGCGGATGACAAGGACAAGTCCAGCCTGGAGACCAGCTACAGCGCCACCTACAAGGGGGAGCAGGCTAAGGTGCAGCCCACTGACAACAAGCTGCTGGAGCGCAGGAGGATACGCAGCCTGTACAATGAGCCGGGTGGCAAGGAGACCACCAAG GTGGACAAGACAAAAACCAAACCAAAAAAGACAACGACAACGAGCAAAATGGTGAAAAAGGTGAAAGAGAAGACCATCGCTGGTGCACTGTCAACCAAGAAGAAAACCTCCACGAGCACCAAGCCAGACGAGTCCAAGCCAGAGGGAGGCGTTATCTCAAAAAAGAGCAAAGAGATAAGCAACAGACTGGCTGAGGCAAAAAAGTAA